A portion of the Oxynema aestuarii AP17 genome contains these proteins:
- a CDS encoding YkgJ family cysteine cluster protein, which produces MDAQIIHDLVALYREIDEKTASLAEQTGLQCPSGCGRCCENPEVETTVLEVIPLALELWKRGEASQWLAKIEAVEARGACVFYAPDPFIPENGRCSVYQWRPSLCRLFAFATVKNKHGEPELAACVRHKQTNPEAVNRARMAIANGLSAANFGEISARLADLDPGLGTRLLPINQAMKEALHRVGLIAQLLDDFGDGDRAA; this is translated from the coding sequence ATGGACGCGCAAATTATCCACGATCTTGTAGCGTTATACCGGGAAATTGACGAAAAAACCGCTTCCCTTGCGGAACAAACGGGTTTACAATGTCCTTCGGGATGCGGTCGTTGTTGTGAAAATCCCGAAGTAGAAACCACGGTTTTGGAAGTGATTCCCCTCGCTTTGGAACTCTGGAAACGGGGAGAAGCCAGCCAGTGGCTCGCCAAAATCGAGGCCGTCGAAGCACGGGGGGCTTGTGTCTTTTACGCCCCCGATCCTTTCATCCCCGAAAACGGGCGCTGTTCGGTCTATCAATGGCGACCGAGTTTGTGCCGTTTGTTCGCTTTTGCAACGGTGAAAAACAAGCATGGCGAACCGGAACTCGCCGCCTGCGTCCGCCACAAACAGACGAACCCGGAAGCGGTAAACCGCGCCCGAATGGCGATCGCCAATGGCTTGAGTGCGGCCAATTTTGGCGAAATTTCCGCTCGCCTTGCCGATCTCGACCCCGGACTGGGAACCCGGTTATTACCGATTAACCAAGCGATGAAAGAAGCGTTACACCGGGTCGGTTTAATTGCCCAACTGCTCGACGATTTCGGCGACGGCGATCGGGCGGCGTAA
- the glgX gene encoding glycogen debranching protein GlgX has translation MNVEVWPGEPYSLGATWDGKGTNFAIYSENATRVELCLFDRDDRETRVPLTEVESYVWHGYLPGIGPGQRYGFRIHGPFDPENGYRFNANKLLIDPYAKALDGEIIYDEAIFGYPLGGEDEDLGFCDRDDAEFIPKAIVIDESFDWEGDRLLNIPEHDTIIYEMHVKGFTRQHPEIPPDLRGTYAGLGHPAAIAYLQSLGITAVELQPVHHFVSQPPHLVDLKLRNYWGYDSIAYFAPHAGYSATDDPQRQVREFKQMVKALHAAGIETILDVVYNHTGEGNHLGPTLSLRGIDNTTYYRLGEEDPRYYTDFTGCGNSLNVSHPQVLKLIMDSLRYWVTQMHVDGFRFDLASALARELYEVDSLAAFFDIIHQDPVLSKVKLIAEPWDIADGGYQVGKFPILWSEWNGRYRDTVRDFWRGEEGKLAEFAYRFTGSSDLYEFNGRRPSASINFITAHDGFTLNDLVSYNEKHNEANGEDNRDGESYNRSWNCGVEGPTDDPEVLKLRNRQRRNFLVTLILSQGVPMLLSGDELGRTQNGNNNAYCQDNELSWIDWDLQAENANLLEFTRQLIAFRAEHPVFRRRKWFQGQPIYGSETIDLGWFNPGGEEVTEEQWHDGFAKAIAVFLNGEAIPARGPRGERVADDSFLLFFNAHYEGLEFTIPEGLQQHRWCVVLDTTKAYFAKEDTCHTGAASIAVAARSIVFLQRQ, from the coding sequence ATGAACGTTGAAGTTTGGCCCGGCGAACCCTATTCCCTCGGGGCCACTTGGGATGGCAAAGGAACGAACTTTGCGATCTATAGTGAAAATGCAACACGAGTTGAACTATGCTTATTCGATCGCGACGATCGCGAAACCCGGGTGCCCCTGACCGAAGTTGAAAGTTATGTTTGGCACGGCTATTTACCGGGAATCGGTCCGGGTCAGCGTTACGGTTTCCGCATCCACGGTCCGTTTGACCCGGAAAATGGCTATCGCTTCAATGCCAATAAATTACTCATCGATCCCTATGCGAAAGCCTTAGACGGGGAAATTATCTACGATGAGGCGATTTTTGGTTATCCCCTGGGTGGAGAGGACGAAGATCTCGGATTTTGCGATCGCGACGATGCCGAATTCATCCCCAAGGCGATCGTCATCGATGAATCGTTCGACTGGGAAGGCGATCGCCTCCTCAATATTCCCGAACACGACACGATTATCTACGAGATGCACGTCAAGGGCTTCACCCGCCAGCATCCGGAGATTCCCCCCGACTTGCGCGGAACCTACGCCGGACTGGGCCATCCGGCGGCGATCGCCTATTTACAATCATTAGGCATCACCGCCGTCGAACTCCAGCCCGTCCATCACTTTGTTTCCCAACCTCCCCATCTCGTCGATCTCAAACTGCGCAACTACTGGGGTTACGACTCGATCGCCTATTTCGCCCCCCACGCCGGATACAGCGCCACGGACGACCCACAACGACAAGTGCGCGAATTCAAACAAATGGTTAAAGCCCTCCACGCCGCAGGCATTGAGACGATCCTCGATGTCGTCTACAATCACACTGGAGAAGGCAATCACCTCGGTCCGACCCTCTCCCTACGGGGGATCGACAACACCACTTACTATCGTCTCGGAGAAGAAGACCCCCGCTATTACACGGACTTTACCGGATGCGGCAATTCCCTCAATGTCAGTCACCCGCAAGTTCTCAAGCTGATTATGGACAGCTTGCGTTACTGGGTCACTCAGATGCACGTGGACGGTTTTCGCTTCGACCTCGCCTCGGCGTTAGCCCGGGAATTGTACGAAGTCGATAGTCTTGCTGCCTTTTTCGACATCATCCACCAAGACCCGGTGTTATCGAAAGTGAAGTTAATCGCCGAACCGTGGGATATTGCCGACGGCGGCTATCAAGTGGGGAAATTTCCGATCCTCTGGTCCGAGTGGAACGGGCGTTATCGCGATACGGTACGCGATTTTTGGCGCGGCGAAGAAGGGAAACTGGCGGAATTTGCTTACCGTTTTACTGGCAGTTCGGATTTATACGAGTTCAACGGGCGGCGTCCGAGTGCCAGCATTAACTTTATCACCGCTCACGACGGTTTTACGCTCAACGATCTGGTCAGTTATAACGAAAAACATAACGAAGCCAACGGCGAAGATAATCGGGATGGGGAAAGTTACAATCGATCCTGGAATTGCGGGGTAGAAGGGCCGACGGACGACCCGGAGGTGTTGAAGTTACGCAATCGTCAACGGCGCAACTTTTTAGTGACGCTGATTTTGTCTCAAGGGGTGCCGATGTTGCTGTCCGGGGACGAGTTGGGCCGGACGCAGAATGGGAATAATAATGCCTATTGCCAAGATAACGAACTGTCTTGGATTGACTGGGATTTGCAGGCAGAAAATGCGAATTTGCTTGAGTTTACCCGGCAGTTGATTGCATTTCGTGCCGAACATCCGGTGTTTCGCCGCCGCAAGTGGTTCCAAGGTCAGCCGATTTACGGGTCTGAGACGATCGATTTGGGCTGGTTTAACCCCGGTGGGGAGGAAGTTACCGAGGAACAGTGGCACGATGGCTTTGCGAAGGCGATCGCGGTGTTTCTTAATGGGGAGGCGATTCCGGCCCGTGGACCGCGTGGGGAACGGGTGGCGGACGATAGTTTTTTGTTGTTCTTTAACGCCCATTATGAGGGGTTGGAGTTTACGATTCCGGAAGGGTTGCAACAGCATCGCTGGTGTGTGGTGTTGGATACGACGAAAGCTTATTTCGCGAAGGAGGATACTTGTCATACCGGGGCGGCATCGATCGCCGTCGCCGCGCGATCGATCGTGTTTTTGCAACGGCAGTAA
- the lon gene encoding endopeptidase La, translating into MAPISSQIERSVKTGLLFPLRNIILLPGITLPIVAGRPRSVAVAEATLLTPTRELVVASVRPEIARLLDEDPHREIENLDSLYPIATLAVVQRTIRLPLGPLQLIVEGQERVRLEELLQRDPTYEVRFQTLPALSVEGAIDRGMERATLDALTGALQSLWREAASLNPNFPDEVLSILLNADDPIQLAYQSCILLQQEIEQMQAVLEENDLETLMRRVLANLQSEMEVMRLRREILGETKKEIDQKQREYILREQLKKIQEELGDGDPDRQEVEELRSRLKESKLPESAAKQAKRELARLERIGSASAEGGVIRTYLDWLLEMPWNRTVEDNLDLDNARAVLDADHHDLTPIKDRIVEHLATFKLKQVARATEDPSTEDRDSSHQRERYSVGTALCFTGPPGVGKTSLGRSIARALGRPFERLSLGGLRDEAELRGHRRTYIGAMPGRIVQALHRAGVNNPVIMLDELDKVGMDYRGDPASVLLEILDPQQNYSFRDLYLDLDFDLSQVFFIGTANDLSKVPPPLLDRLEIIELSGYSEREKRAIAREYLLPRQIEKAGLPPDALILPEETLSETIAHYTREAGVRKLEQQIGALCRKVAVRYANGDSEPMTVTADRLETLLGPAQFLGEEIRDRRKPGIATGLAWTLQGGEILFIEAALLPEGKDLTITGQLGKVMQESAHLARAYVWSNAATLGIDSKTFKENGLHLHVPAGAIPKDGPSAGVTMVAAIASLLMQQPTRTDTAMTGEINLSGEVLPIGGLREKVLAAHRAGVTRVLIPRRNQKDAVDIPEDVREVIELVACDRIEEILAQALQESKANPNSKTAEPLPN; encoded by the coding sequence GTGGCACCCATTTCTTCGCAAATCGAGCGATCGGTAAAAACCGGATTGCTCTTTCCCTTACGCAACATCATCTTACTACCGGGGATTACCCTACCGATTGTCGCGGGGCGACCCCGTTCGGTTGCGGTTGCCGAAGCCACCCTATTGACCCCAACCCGAGAACTGGTCGTCGCCTCCGTGCGCCCGGAAATCGCGCGGCTGTTGGACGAAGACCCGCATCGGGAAATTGAAAACCTCGACAGTCTCTATCCCATTGCCACCTTAGCCGTCGTCCAACGGACCATCCGCCTCCCCCTCGGACCGTTGCAGTTGATCGTCGAAGGGCAGGAGCGAGTCCGCCTCGAAGAACTGCTACAGCGCGATCCGACTTACGAAGTGCGTTTTCAGACCCTACCCGCCTTGAGCGTAGAAGGGGCGATCGATCGCGGCATGGAACGGGCCACCCTCGACGCCTTGACCGGAGCATTGCAATCCCTGTGGCGAGAAGCCGCTTCCCTCAATCCCAACTTTCCCGATGAAGTCCTCTCGATCCTGCTCAACGCCGACGACCCGATCCAACTGGCCTATCAAAGTTGCATTTTGCTACAGCAAGAAATCGAGCAGATGCAAGCCGTTTTAGAAGAAAACGACTTAGAAACCCTGATGCGGCGAGTTTTGGCGAACTTGCAAAGCGAAATGGAAGTCATGCGCCTGCGGCGGGAAATCCTCGGGGAAACCAAAAAAGAAATCGACCAAAAACAACGGGAATATATTCTGCGCGAACAACTCAAAAAGATTCAAGAAGAACTCGGCGACGGCGACCCAGACCGTCAGGAAGTCGAGGAGTTGCGATCGCGCCTCAAAGAGAGCAAACTCCCCGAAAGCGCCGCCAAACAAGCCAAACGAGAACTGGCGCGCCTGGAGCGCATCGGCAGCGCCTCCGCCGAAGGTGGGGTCATCCGCACCTATCTCGACTGGCTGCTCGAAATGCCCTGGAATCGTACCGTCGAAGATAACTTAGATTTAGATAACGCCCGCGCCGTCCTCGATGCGGACCACCACGATTTAACCCCCATTAAAGATCGGATCGTCGAACATCTGGCGACCTTCAAACTCAAGCAAGTGGCGCGCGCCACCGAGGATCCCTCCACCGAGGACAGGGATAGCAGCCACCAGAGAGAACGCTACAGCGTCGGAACGGCCCTGTGTTTTACCGGACCGCCAGGAGTCGGCAAAACCAGCCTCGGGCGGTCGATCGCCCGCGCCCTGGGGCGCCCCTTCGAGCGCTTGAGTTTGGGTGGCTTGCGCGACGAAGCCGAATTGCGCGGCCACCGCCGTACCTACATCGGCGCCATGCCCGGACGCATCGTGCAAGCCCTGCATCGGGCCGGGGTGAACAACCCGGTGATTATGCTCGACGAACTCGATAAAGTCGGCATGGATTATCGCGGCGATCCGGCGTCGGTGCTGTTAGAAATTCTCGACCCGCAACAGAATTATAGTTTTCGGGATTTATATTTAGATCTCGATTTTGATTTATCTCAAGTCTTTTTTATCGGGACGGCGAACGATCTATCGAAAGTGCCGCCACCGTTACTCGATCGCCTCGAAATTATCGAGTTATCCGGCTATTCCGAACGGGAGAAACGGGCGATCGCCCGGGAATACTTGTTACCGCGCCAGATCGAAAAAGCCGGACTGCCCCCAGACGCCCTGATTCTGCCCGAAGAAACCCTCAGCGAGACGATCGCCCACTACACCCGCGAGGCGGGAGTGCGCAAACTGGAACAGCAGATCGGCGCCCTCTGTCGTAAAGTGGCGGTACGTTACGCCAACGGCGACAGCGAACCGATGACCGTCACCGCCGACCGACTGGAAACCTTGCTCGGTCCGGCGCAGTTCCTGGGGGAAGAAATCCGCGATCGGCGCAAACCCGGAATCGCTACCGGATTGGCCTGGACCTTGCAAGGGGGCGAAATCTTATTCATCGAGGCGGCTTTGTTACCCGAAGGGAAAGATCTCACAATTACCGGACAATTAGGTAAAGTGATGCAAGAGTCGGCGCACTTAGCGCGAGCTTACGTGTGGTCGAATGCGGCTACCTTGGGCATCGACTCCAAGACCTTCAAAGAAAACGGCTTGCACCTGCACGTCCCGGCGGGGGCGATTCCCAAAGACGGACCGTCCGCCGGGGTGACCATGGTCGCGGCGATCGCCTCGTTGTTGATGCAGCAACCCACCCGGACCGATACGGCGATGACCGGAGAGATTAACTTGAGTGGGGAAGTGTTACCGATCGGGGGGTTACGTGAGAAAGTCTTGGCCGCCCATCGCGCCGGAGTAACCCGGGTTTTAATTCCCCGTCGCAATCAAAAAGATGCAGTGGACATTCCCGAAGACGTGCGCGAAGTTATCGAGTTAGTGGCGTGCGATCGCATTGAAGAAATTTTAGCCCAAGCTTTGCAGGAATCGAAAGCCAATCCCAACTCGAAAACTGCCGAACCTCTGCCGAATTAA
- a CDS encoding M50 family metallopeptidase, translating to MSDSLSPSSSKIGLIWLVIAAAATVLLWQFPWGTYILYPFSILATWFHEMGHGLTAALLGGNFHQLALYRDGSGVAMTSVSFLGRLGQGFVAMGGPLGPAVAGGFFIISSRRFKTAHWCLMGLGCLMLISVLLWIRTLFGVVAIALWGLFILGISLKTPKSIQAFFLQFMGMQALVSTYHQKEYLFGSPSVNVNGSNLVSDTGIIAHYLFLPHWFWAAFILILSALIFGWSLRIAYGSTDESDRPV from the coding sequence ATGTCTGACTCTCTATCGCCGTCCTCTTCCAAAATCGGCTTAATTTGGCTCGTCATTGCCGCCGCCGCTACGGTTTTGCTGTGGCAATTTCCTTGGGGGACTTATATTTTATATCCTTTCTCGATTTTAGCCACCTGGTTTCACGAAATGGGCCATGGCTTAACGGCTGCTTTACTCGGCGGCAATTTCCATCAATTAGCGCTCTATCGCGACGGTTCCGGTGTCGCGATGACCTCGGTCTCTTTCTTGGGTCGTTTGGGTCAAGGGTTCGTGGCGATGGGCGGTCCACTCGGTCCGGCGGTGGCGGGCGGCTTTTTTATTATATCGAGCCGTCGTTTTAAAACCGCTCATTGGTGTTTGATGGGTTTGGGTTGCTTGATGTTGATTTCGGTATTGCTGTGGATTCGCACTCTGTTTGGAGTGGTGGCGATCGCCTTATGGGGCTTATTTATTTTAGGAATAAGTCTTAAAACACCGAAAAGCATTCAAGCCTTTTTCCTCCAGTTTATGGGGATGCAAGCTCTGGTGAGTACCTACCATCAAAAAGAGTATTTATTTGGCTCTCCGTCGGTGAATGTTAATGGTAGTAACTTAGTTTCAGATACGGGCATTATTGCCCACTATTTGTTTCTACCCCACTGGTTTTGGGCGGCCTTCATTTTAATCCTATCGGCGTTAATTTTCGGATGGAGTTTGCGAATCGCTTACGGATCGACCGATGAGAGCGATCGCCCCGTGTAA
- a CDS encoding RNA-guided endonuclease TnpB family protein, translating into MFKAYKYRIYPTPEQQATLAKSFGCCRWYWNYALNLCQETYRATGKGLSRGYLQGLLPALKQEYPWLKEDVYSQCLQVVALNLSTAYRNFFEKRAKLPRFKSKQGRQSISYPQNVKFEGNYIKLPKVGLVRCRQHRSFEGKIKTVTLSKNPDGKYYASVLVEGKKEPPLLSTEGKAIGIDLGLTDFAITSEGSKYNNPKYFDKHARNLKRKQQKHARKRKGSNNRNKSRVKVAKIHAKISRCREDFLHKLSRKIVNENQVIVVENLNVKGMFRHHQLAKAISDVGWGMFCTMLKYKAESEGKVYLEVDRFFPSSKTCHVCLNQIKSLSLDARSWTCEHCQTHHDRDINAAINLKNEGLRILELGTRSTALGGDVRRGGRTSVLSSAVPSEEGSRYYNL; encoded by the coding sequence ATGTTCAAGGCGTACAAATACCGCATCTATCCAACCCCCGAGCAACAAGCGACTTTAGCCAAGAGCTTTGGTTGCTGTCGTTGGTATTGGAACTATGCGTTAAATTTGTGCCAAGAGACTTATCGAGCGACCGGAAAAGGCTTGTCAAGGGGTTATCTTCAGGGATTATTACCTGCCCTCAAACAGGAATACCCTTGGCTTAAAGAAGATGTCTATTCCCAATGCTTGCAAGTCGTGGCGTTGAACTTATCGACCGCTTATCGAAACTTCTTTGAGAAACGGGCAAAATTACCCCGATTTAAATCCAAGCAGGGAAGGCAATCTATCAGTTATCCTCAAAATGTTAAGTTTGAGGGAAATTACATCAAACTGCCTAAAGTTGGGTTAGTGCGTTGTCGTCAGCATCGAAGTTTTGAGGGAAAAATCAAAACTGTAACCCTCTCCAAAAATCCAGATGGTAAATATTATGCTTCAGTTTTGGTAGAGGGTAAAAAAGAACCTCCCCTTCTCTCAACTGAAGGAAAAGCAATTGGCATTGATTTAGGGCTGACCGATTTTGCGATTACCAGTGAGGGGTCGAAATACAATAATCCCAAGTATTTTGATAAACACGCGCGCAACCTAAAAAGAAAACAGCAAAAACATGCTCGAAAAAGGAAAGGCAGCAACAACCGCAATAAATCGCGGGTAAAAGTTGCTAAGATTCACGCCAAAATAAGTCGCTGTCGTGAAGATTTTCTCCACAAGCTATCCCGTAAGATAGTGAACGAAAACCAAGTGATTGTGGTCGAGAATCTCAACGTCAAAGGCATGTTTCGCCATCACCAACTCGCCAAAGCGATTAGTGATGTCGGTTGGGGGATGTTTTGTACGATGTTGAAGTACAAGGCTGAATCAGAAGGAAAAGTTTATCTAGAAGTCGATCGATTTTTTCCTTCTTCTAAAACCTGCCATGTATGTCTCAATCAAATCAAAAGCTTGTCTCTTGATGCGAGAAGCTGGACTTGCGAACATTGCCAAACCCATCATGACAGGGATATCAATGCCGCCATCAATCTCAAAAATGAAGGCTTACGGATATTAGAGTTAGGAACTCGCTCTACTGCCCTTGGAGGGGATGTAAGACGAGGGGGTAGAACTTCAGTTCTATCTAGCGCAGTCCCCAGTGAAGAGGGAAGCCGCTATTATAATCTTTGA
- a CDS encoding host attachment protein, giving the protein MSQFLVAVIDGTRARFFTLEQAEVPEYESGPNLIERGDMVNPAKELAGKELWANVKTGRNRGAGNQAHGYDDRRDSHLGEFGRRFAGAIAEEIAQLKNGHQASRLVLVAEPQILGFVRDALNAQSVNGVQIDELAKDLSKLKPLDLHEYLSSKALLPARKNVSS; this is encoded by the coding sequence ATGAGTCAATTTCTCGTTGCTGTAATTGACGGAACTAGAGCGCGATTTTTCACCTTAGAACAAGCGGAAGTCCCCGAATACGAATCCGGGCCGAACTTAATCGAGCGCGGAGATATGGTCAACCCGGCGAAAGAATTAGCCGGGAAAGAGTTGTGGGCGAATGTCAAAACCGGACGCAACCGAGGCGCGGGCAATCAAGCGCACGGTTACGACGATCGCCGCGACAGTCACCTCGGGGAATTCGGGCGGCGATTTGCCGGAGCGATCGCCGAAGAAATCGCCCAATTAAAAAACGGACATCAAGCGAGTCGGCTGGTCTTGGTCGCCGAACCGCAAATCCTCGGTTTCGTGCGCGACGCCTTAAATGCCCAGTCAGTCAACGGCGTGCAAATTGACGAACTGGCCAAAGACTTATCCAAACTCAAACCCTTAGACCTGCACGAGTATTTATCCAGTAAAGCCCTACTGCCCGCACGCAAAAACGTTTCGAGTTAA
- a CDS encoding photosystem II S4 domain protein: MLPKEDLLKGIESRETIARVVDDCERALKTWEVVVTDFLSPLEAIESQQVLKRLTEVHSVAWGGYPQAERQRLAIARAELPLESAQVPIAVLEIAGNFLFDTATHRDFLGSILGTGIVRDKTGDILVQGERGAQAIVVPEMVEFLEMNLTQVRSVPVKTRAIALDELKVREPKKKEMTTVEASMRLDAIASAGFGMSRSKMADAIGAGDVRVNWKEVTQSSYTVKPEDLIAIRGKGRLEVGEVQVTKKGRYRIQLTRYR; this comes from the coding sequence ATGCTGCCGAAAGAAGACCTGTTAAAAGGAATTGAAAGTCGCGAAACGATCGCCCGGGTGGTGGACGATTGCGAACGGGCGTTGAAAACCTGGGAGGTCGTGGTTACGGACTTTCTCTCGCCGTTGGAGGCGATCGAAAGCCAACAGGTTCTCAAACGCCTCACCGAAGTGCATAGCGTGGCGTGGGGGGGCTATCCCCAGGCGGAACGGCAACGATTGGCGATCGCCCGCGCCGAACTCCCCCTAGAGTCTGCCCAAGTCCCGATCGCGGTACTCGAAATTGCCGGAAACTTCCTGTTCGATACCGCCACCCACCGCGACTTTCTCGGGTCGATCCTCGGGACCGGAATCGTCCGGGATAAAACCGGGGATATTCTCGTCCAGGGAGAACGCGGGGCCCAGGCGATCGTGGTTCCCGAGATGGTGGAGTTTCTGGAAATGAACTTAACGCAAGTGCGATCGGTTCCGGTGAAGACCCGGGCGATCGCCCTCGACGAGCTCAAGGTTCGCGAACCGAAAAAGAAAGAAATGACCACCGTAGAAGCGTCCATGCGTCTCGACGCGATCGCCTCCGCCGGATTTGGGATGTCGCGCAGTAAAATGGCAGATGCGATCGGCGCCGGAGATGTACGGGTGAACTGGAAAGAAGTCACTCAAAGCAGTTACACCGTAAAACCGGAGGATTTAATCGCGATTCGCGGGAAAGGTCGCCTCGAAGTCGGCGAAGTGCAAGTCACCAAAAAAGGACGCTATCGCATACAACTGACCCGCTATCGCTAA